ATTCGAGTAGCGCCGTCGGTAGCGGATCGCGAGGACTCGAGTGTCGGCAACGGTAGTCGGATCGATACGACCACCATCTCGCTGTCGGCGCCACGCCGTGGATACCGCAGGATCGCCGCGGGGGTGCGAACGACCGACAGTATTTATGCCACTGCATCGCCGTAGTCGGACCTGATGACTCCGACTGACGATAGTCCGCCAACCGAGACCGGCAGTGAACAGCTCTACGACGCGCTCGTCGACGCCGGAATCGACCTCCTCGTCGGGCTCCCCGGAACGCAGACGCTGCCGCTGGATCGAACCGTCGACCGACGGGACGACATCAGGTACATGATGGCCCGCCACGAGACCGCGATCCCCCACGTCGCGTGGGGCCACTACGAGGCCGGCGGCGACGTGGCCGCGACGCTGACCGTTCCGGGACCCGGTGACACGAACGCGATGCACGGACTGAAGAACGCGCTCGACGACCGCGTTCCCCTGATCCATATCGCCGCGGACGCCGATCCCGAGGATCGCGGCAAGGGACCGATCCACGAGATCGAACCCGACACGTACGATAACGTCGTCAAAGAGAACTACTCGATCAAGCGCCCGGTCGAGTTCCATCAGGCGGTCCGGACGGGGATCGAAACCGCGCTGACGCCGCCGTGCGGCCCGGTCCGACTCGGCGTTCCGAAGCCGCTCCTCGACGCCGAGTTCCGCTCGCCGCCGGTGACGATCGATCCACCGACGAGTCGCTTCGACGGCGACGAGGAGTATCGGGCCGCGACGCGACTGCTCGCCGACGCCGAGCGACCGGTCGTCTCCCTCGGCGTCGGCGCCCGCCGATCGGGCGATCCCGACGCGATTCGGGCCCTCGTCGAGCGTCTCGACGCAGCCGTGGTCACGTCCTACAAGGGGAAAGGCGTCTTTCCCGAGGACGATCCGCGCTGGCTCGGAACCACGGGCAGTCACCTCCCGGCGGGAGCGGAACGTGCGCTCGAGGCCGCGGACGTCGTGCTCGCGCTCGGCACCCGGTTCGACGGCGTGACAACTGCCGACTGGTCACTACCCATGGGCGAGTCGCTCGTCCACGTAACCCTCGACTCGAGTCGGATCGACGTCGCCTACGATTCGGATGTCGCGATCGTCGCGGACGTCGCCAGTGCGGTCGATCGGTTGCGGGACGGCCTCCGATCCGAGGCTCCTCGACCGGACGGTGCGTGGGACGGGGCGGCCGTCGGTGACCGCGTCCGTGCGGAGTATGACGAACAACTCAGTGACAGCGGCTTGCTCGAGGACGACGTACCGATCGCGACGGCAGGCGCGCTCCGGACGCTCCGCGACGTCCTGCCCCGCGAGACCGTCGTGACGACGGATATCGGCGGATTTCGGCTCTGGGCCAAGCAGACCTTCGAGACGTCCGAACCGGAGACGTACGTCACTGCCGGCTCGTGGGCCGGAATGGGCGTCGGTATTCCGGCCGCGATCGGTGCGAAACTCGCGAGACCGGAGCGGCCGGTCGTCGCGCTGACGGGCGACGGCGGGGCCATGATGTGTCTGCAGGAACTACACACGGCAGCGGCGTACGATCTGGACGTGCTCACGATCCTCTTCAACAACGAGGACTACGGAATCATCAGTAAGTCGCCCGCGATCGACCAGTACGCCGAGGGCCACCGATTCGACTGGTCCTCCCCCGACTTCGTCGCTATTGCGGAGGGCTTCGGCTGTCGGAGCGAGACGGTGCAGACGCTCTCGGGGCTCGAGAGCGCCGTCGACGCCGCACTAGCACGGGAGGACGGGCCGGAACTGATCGACGTCCGCGTCGATCCCGACGAGCCGACGGCCGCGTCGGTCGCCGACTACGACTCCGAACTGGAGTTCTGAACGTTCCCACGCGGACGATGCGACGTGCGCTCGCGAATCGAGAGATGAGTTTGAAACGCGATTCACCGATAGCTGGTTTGCGTACAGAACGGCCTGCTACCGGAGAACCATTACTCGTACAAACGGCCTCGATAGCGGTCTGGTTCCGTAGTTTCGTCAGTCGCTCCGAACGGATGGTCCGGACTCGAGGCAAACTGGAACCAGGTAGTGTTAGGTGTTCCTCTTTCGGGAATGTATAAATTTAGCTCCTCTTGGCGTCGTTTGTACGGATTATAACGTTTATACGGATTACAACGTTTCTTGATCCGAATTTACAGGAGAGAAATAGCGATCTCGAGACGGGAGACTCAGGATAGAACCGGATGTAGCTGGATGAATTACAACCGTAATGGTGTAACGGTTCGGACAGGGAGAATCGATATTTCATTGTTGTTCGGAAAGGAACGCAGTCAGACGAATACGCCGTTGCAATATGGAGGAGCGGTATCGGTGCCGTCGAATACGCGATTCGCTTGGCGACGAATCGTCGGCCCCGTACTATAGATA
This sequence is a window from Natrinema amylolyticum. Protein-coding genes within it:
- a CDS encoding thiamine pyrophosphate-binding protein encodes the protein MTPTDDSPPTETGSEQLYDALVDAGIDLLVGLPGTQTLPLDRTVDRRDDIRYMMARHETAIPHVAWGHYEAGGDVAATLTVPGPGDTNAMHGLKNALDDRVPLIHIAADADPEDRGKGPIHEIEPDTYDNVVKENYSIKRPVEFHQAVRTGIETALTPPCGPVRLGVPKPLLDAEFRSPPVTIDPPTSRFDGDEEYRAATRLLADAERPVVSLGVGARRSGDPDAIRALVERLDAAVVTSYKGKGVFPEDDPRWLGTTGSHLPAGAERALEAADVVLALGTRFDGVTTADWSLPMGESLVHVTLDSSRIDVAYDSDVAIVADVASAVDRLRDGLRSEAPRPDGAWDGAAVGDRVRAEYDEQLSDSGLLEDDVPIATAGALRTLRDVLPRETVVTTDIGGFRLWAKQTFETSEPETYVTAGSWAGMGVGIPAAIGAKLARPERPVVALTGDGGAMMCLQELHTAAAYDLDVLTILFNNEDYGIISKSPAIDQYAEGHRFDWSSPDFVAIAEGFGCRSETVQTLSGLESAVDAALAREDGPELIDVRVDPDEPTAASVADYDSELEF